In Melospiza georgiana isolate bMelGeo1 chromosome 15, bMelGeo1.pri, whole genome shotgun sequence, one genomic interval encodes:
- the LOC131089845 gene encoding LON peptidase N-terminal domain and RING finger protein 1-like — MSGPSSPPPGESPSGQPLRLDLLRCPCCRLLLWEPVTASCGHSFCKPCLGGAGPSRCPLCQERLELPGIGAARCSVVLCGILERCVPRERRLAGLAERVRHRLARGDARDALRMAQRGVELALECSSLRLCRAEALLALGQLPQALEDLDAVCRAEPGHHEAFFRKGKVLLEMGQRAEALQAWEHCLTLSPHCQLARREMEKIIMEADAPQPCTAAHLGDAHLSSAGSHVDGGSPVLPSCTETQDQEGELAEGRGGAGCEQSQDRATLPQPEPATAAESQGQGLLDNKEETANCSQPCLGESLSISDLECSLCIRMFFEPVTTPCGHTFCKECLERCLDHRPNCPLCKQSLREYLKAGRYSPTVLLQDIMLATFPTQLAERRELHRAEMAELSNLTKNIPIFVCTMSFPGISCPLHVFEPRYRLMIRRCQESGTRRFGMCIYENGKSFADYGCMLEIRQVELLADGRSLVDTVGRQRFRVLSRGHRDGYHTADIEFLEDRKVSGEELQELQCLHESTYRLAQRFCEHGDLTSRHILMQHGPLPEKEEDIQASADGPTWCWWLISILPLDPSYQLSLFSCTSLRARLSQLQRILTALLQQPPPRHLLPERSPRRL; from the exons ATGAGCGGCCCGAGCTCCCCTCCGCCCGGGGAGAGCCCCTCCGGGCAGCCCCTGCGGCTGGACCTGCTGCGCTGCCCCTGCTGCCgcctgctcctctgggagccGGTGACCGCGTCCTGCGGTCACTCCTTCTGCAAGCCGTGCctcggcggggccgggccgtcCCGCTGCCCGCTGTGCCAGGAGCGGCTGGAGCTGCCGGGCATCGGGGCGGCGAGGTGCAGCGTGGTGCTGTGCGGGATCCTGGAGCGATGCGTGCCCCGGGAGCGGCGCCTGGCCGGGCTGGCGGAGCGCGTCCGCCACCGCCTCGCCCGCGGGGACGCGCGGGACGCGCTGAGGATGGCGCAGAGAGGGGTCGAGCTGG CCCTGGAGTGCAGCTCCCTGCGGCTGTGCCGGGCAGaggccctgctggccctggggcagctcccacaggcTCTGGAGGACCTGGATGCCgtgtgcagggctgagcctgggcaCCACGAG gccTTCTTCAGGAAAGGGAAGGTGCTCCTGGAGATGGGGCAGAgagctgaagccctgcaggcatgGGAGCACTGCCTGACACTCAGTCCCCATTGCCAGCTGGCTCGGAGAGAGATGGAGAAG ATCATCATGGAAGCTGATGCTCCTCAGCCATGCACGGCTGCACACCTGGGTGATGCTCACCTGAGCTCAGCTGGTTCCCATGTCGATGGAGGGAGCCCAGTGCTCCCATCTTGCACAGAAACTCAG GATCAGGAGGGAGAGCTGGCAGAGGGCCGAGGGGGTGCTGGgtgtgagcagagccaggacagagccaccCTTCCCCAGCCAGAACCGGCGACGGCGGCAGAGAGTCAGGGCCAGGGCCTGTTGG ATAACAAGGAGGAAACAGCAAACTGTAGCCAGCCATGCCTTGGGGAGTCACTGAGCATTTCTGACTTGGAGTGCTCCCTCTGCATACG GATGTTCTTCGAGCCGGTGACTACGCCCTGTGGTCACACCTTCTGCAAGGAGTGCCTGGAGCGCTGCCTGGACCACAGGCCCAACTGCCCCCTCTGCAAACAGAGCCTGAGAGAG TACCTGAAGGCTGGGAGGTACagccccacagtgctgctgcaggacatcATGCTGGCCACCTTCCCCACACAGCTGGCTGAGCGCCGGGAGCTGCACCGGGCAGAGATGGCAGAGCTCTCCAA cCTGACCAAGAACATCCCCATCTTTGTGTGCACGATGTCCTTCCCTGGCATCTCCTGCCCTCTGCACGTCTTCGAGCCTCGGTACCGCCTGATGATCCGGCGGTGCCAGGAGAGCGGCACCAGGAGGTTTGGCATGTGCATCTATGAGAATGGGAAAAG ctttGCTGACTATGGCTGCATGCTGGAGATCCGTCaggtggagctgctggcagacGGGAGGTCCTTGGTGGACACCGTCGGCCGGCAGCGGTTCCGCGTGCTGAGCCGCGGCCACAGGGACGGCTACCACACCGCCGACATCGAGTTCCTGGAGGACAGGAag GTGTccggggaggagctgcaggagctgcagtgcctgcacgAGAGCACCTATCGGCTGGCGCAGCGGTTCTGTGAGCACGGGGACCTCACCTCCAGGCACATCCTGATGCAGCATGGACCACTgccagagaaggaggaggacaTCCAG GCTTCAGCAGACGGCCCGACGTGGTGCTGGTGGCTGATCTCCATCCTGCCCCTGGACCCGTCCTACCAGCTGAGCCTGTTCTCCTGCACGTCGCTGCGGGCGCGGCTGTCGCAGCTGCAGCGCATCCTGACGgcgctgctgcagcagcccccgCCCCGGCACCTGCTGCCCGAGCGCAGCCCCCGCCGCCTCTGA